A genome region from Struthio camelus isolate bStrCam1 chromosome 26, bStrCam1.hap1, whole genome shotgun sequence includes the following:
- the TINCR gene encoding TINCR ubiquitin domain containing, which yields MDTLRRSLSRWKRYHIKVHLADEDLMMPLTVKPRDTVMDLRAHLVREGITSWKKTFYYNSRQLEEHETLKEANIQNGSVLLLVSNKR from the coding sequence ATGGACACACTGCGAAGGAGCCTGTCTCGCTGGAAGAGGTACCACATCAAGGTGCACCTGGCCGACGAGGACCTGATGATGCCCTTGACTGTCAAGCCCAGGGACACAGTGATGGACCTACGGGCTCACTTAGTGCGGGAGGGCATCACTTCCTGGAAGAAGACATTTTATTACAACTCCAGGCAGCTTGAGGAGCACGAGACTCTCAAAGAGGCCAATATTCAGAACGGCTCTGTCCTGCTTCTTGTCAGCAATAAAAG